The Astyanax mexicanus isolate ESR-SI-001 chromosome 4, AstMex3_surface, whole genome shotgun sequence genome segment acaagccatcctgaagaatctggagaacacacaaaaatagtttgctacatttaatagacaaataaagccaagtcccgacatggagaaacatcagcactctgtcaagagttttactaaacagagtgatctcaaaaaacatcagcgcattcacacaggagagaaactgtatcactgctcagactgtggaaagagttttaatcgacagagtcatctccaacaacaccagcgcattcacacaggagagaaaccgtatcactgctcagactgtgggaagaattttaatcaacagagtactctcaaaacacatcagcgcattcacacaggagagaaaccgtatcactgctcagactgtgggaagagttttactacccagagtgaacttaaacaacaccagcgcattcacacaggagagaaaccgtaccactgctcagactgtgggaacagttttaatcaacagggtcatctcaaactgcaccagcgcattcacacaggagagaaaccgtatcactgctcagactgtgggaagagttttactacccagagtgaacttaaacgacaccagcgcattcacacaggagagaaaccgtattactgctcagactgtgggaagagttttaatcaacagagtactctcaaaaaccaccagcgcattcacacaggagagaaaccatattactgctcagactgtgggaagagttttaatcaacagagtactctcaaaacacaccagcgcattcacacaggagagaaaccgtatcgttgctcagactgtgggaggagttttacagcacagagtgatctcaaaaaacaccagcgcattcacacaggagagaaaccgtatcactgctcagactgtgggaagagttttactgaacagagtaatctcaaaaaccatcagcgcattcacactggagt includes the following:
- the LOC125801346 gene encoding zinc finger protein 436-like, which gives rise to MEKHQHSVKSFTKQSDLKKHQRIHTGEKLYHCSDCGKSFNRQSHLQQHQRIHTGEKPYHCSDCGKNFNQQSTLKTHQRIHTGEKPYHCSDCGKSFTTQSELKQHQRIHTGEKPYHCSDCGNSFNQQGHLKLHQRIHTGEKPYHCSDCGKSFTTQSELKRHQRIHTGEKPYYCSDCGKSFNQQSTLKNHQRIHTGEKPYYCSDCGKSFNQQSTLKTHQRIHTGEKPYRCSDCGRSFTAQSDLKKHQRIHTGEKPYHCSDCGKSFTEQSNLKNHQRIHTGVKPYYCSDCGKIFTTQSNLKNHQRIHTEEKPYHCSDCEKSFATQSQL